Genomic window (Ananas comosus cultivar F153 linkage group 1, ASM154086v1, whole genome shotgun sequence):
TGAGAAAGtcgatttctctctctctatctctctcccttAATCCTCGTTCACCAAAATTAGGGTTTGTTTCGATCGATGAGTGTGTGCTCCCACTACGCTCTTCGCTTCTCGATCGCCTCATCGACCTCCCCCTTTAACAATGGGGGGACTCGCCTCTCAgggtgggggaggaggaggaggacccAATTCGGGGCCCGTAGGAGCTCGCAAATGGGGTTTCTGATGAGATCCTCCAATGGGTACCCGCTAATTGGGGTCTCCTTGAAGGATGGTGAATTTCTGTGcgatttttcgttttttttttttggctgctTGTAATTGGATTGTGGCACTAATTTGTTCTTTGTAGATTGTTATTTCTCCtattttgatgcttttttttttttaaaaaaaaattgtcattgAATGAGATCATGCTAATTAATAAATGTGCATTTATCACTAAATTACTCTGAACACATAAATCTACAAAAAAGAGTTCaaagttagtttttttttttaaaaaattctgtaGTTCAAAATTAATGCACTTGTTGTAATACACTGATTAGTTGggggagttaaaaaaaaaaaaaaattatatgtgatGCAGAGGTGCTTAGTGACAAACAGCCAATGGGGGGACTAGAATCTGTGGATAGCACTGTTAGCATTACTGTTGTAGGAGCTTCCGGAGACCTCGCGAGGAAGAAGATCTTTCCGGCACTTTTCGCTCTTTTCTACGATAATTTTCTTCCTGAGGTTTCGCCGTCGCATTGTTGCCTTTTCCTTTAAACTATCGTCGATTCTTCAATTGTTATACAAATAGATATATGTTTACTTTCGTTGCGAATGGCGGTAATTTTTAGCTTGATTTATCTGTTCTTATGCAGCATTTTACGGTTTTCGGTTACGCTCGTCGTAAATTAACTGATGAAGAGCTGAGAGAGATGATAAGCAAAACATTGACTTGTAGAATTGATGAGAGGTacacttttcaaaaattttatcaacTATCTTTTACCTTCCGTATTTTTCTAGTTGTTTGTAGACGACGTTTTCTCATTAGCTACCGAAAAATGACCACTACCATACTTCTGATCTATTTAGTTTTGGTGAATAACTTTGTCGATGCTGATAGTATGTATGCATATTTCTAGAATTTCCCGTATTCACATGCTCGAGAGTCGAGAGCAactaaaaatactttaaaattaaacttcCCTTATTTTCTCGATTGTTTACAGCGAAAACTGCGGCGACAAGATGGAGCAGTTCTTGCAGAGGTGCTTTTATCAATCCGGGCAGTACAATTCAGAGGAAGATTTTTCCGAGTTGGACCGAAAGCTTAAAGAAAAAGAGGTAACGAAATGAAACTGCGAGCGTTAACTTCTCATTTTACATTCATATTTTAAGTGGAAACATATTTTACTGTCGACATCTTTATACTCATTGCTGGGCTTAAAAGGATCATCTAATTGGATACTAGTGAACAGGCAGGCAAGCTACCAAATAGGTTATTCTACTTATCAATTCCGCCAAACATATTTGTCGATGTGGTGAGAAGTGCAAGCCGTTCTGCTTCTTCTCCGACTGGATGGACGCGTTTCATAGTTGAAAAGCCGTTCGGCCGTGACTCTGAGTCATCTGCAGAACTTACACGCTGCCTTAAGAAGTACTTGAGCGAGGATCAAATTTTCAGGTATACAATGAGATAGCTAGTTGTGGGTTTCTTTTTCGCCGGTTACAAAAGTATAACTGTTGTTGTTGTCGATCATTACTAGTTTTAGCATGCAAATGTGCATGTTGTCAAGATATTGAGATCATACTGTGCCTTATGACCCATTGGTTATTTAATTTTGTGATTATTACTGCAGGATTGACCACTATTTGGGAAAAGAGCTAGTTGAAAACCTTTCAGTTCTTCGGTTTTCCAATCTTGTTTTTGAACCATTATGGTCCCGGAACTACATCAGGAACGTTCAACTTATATTTTCTGAAGATTTTGGAACCGAGGGTCGGGGCGGGTGCGTATTATTCTTGCGCTCCTGTTTAATATAACCAATTTTGGTAACTAACAAGTAAGCACATTATTCAATTGCTTCCTCCTCCTTTCCAGGTACTTTGACAACTACGGAATCATTAGGGACATTATGCAGAATCATCTGCTCCAAATATTAGCTTTATTTGCTATGGAAACTCCTGTCAGTTTGGATGCTGAGGACATTCGAAATGAAAAGGTCCTGATAAAAAAAACTACTATAATCCCATTAATATATTACCTTCTGAATCAGATGGGATTCTTTTTCAGGTAAAAGTATTACGATCTATGAGGGCATTGCAACTGGACGATGTTGTGGTGGGACAATATAAAGGTCATACAAAGGGTGGAAAATCTTACCCAGCTTATATTGATGACCCAACCGTGCCGAAGGGCAGTCTCACTCCGACCTTTGCAGCTGCTGCTCTTTTCATTGACAATGCAAGATGGGATGGTGTCCCTTTCTTAATGAAAGCTGGAAAAGCCTTACATACTAGGCGGTAAGATTGCATTTTCCTACAGAGATATCATTATATTTACATACctgcaaaatagaaaaaaaatatataatttcttgCATTTACGCCATTCTACTTGCCAAAAATGCTCCTATTTAGAAGCCATTTGCTAGCAAAATGTTTCCCCTGTGAATTCAGTGATTCCTCAATGTAAATGTGGTTATTTTTATAAGAAATCATACTTTTCATatctgaaaattttatatatgtaatatgcaTAATTTCAGAGGGATCTGTGCGTAAAAGGCCTATTATAGTTTAGTGCTGATGTTTGGTTCAGTAGGTGCTGGTTAAAGATGTGgtgtctcttttcttttttcttttttatcaattCAGGGCAGAGATTAGGGTTCAGTTCAGGCACGTACCTGGCAACTTGTACAAGCGCACTTTTGGAACCGATTTGGACAAAGCAACTAATGAGCTTGTGATCCATGTGCAACCCAATGAAGCTATATATCTGAAGATAAACAATAAGGTTCCAGGGCTGAGCATGAGACTGGACAGGAGTAATTTGAATCTACTTTACTCCGAGAGGTAAGACACTGTTTTAAGTTTTATGGAGTGCTTGACTACATGGCATATTCTGGCACGTACATATATacttattatttctatttacgCACACAATATCTGCATATCCATATAGACATGTATACACTTGTTACTGCTTATCATACATTTTTAGACCTTAGGGTCCTGCTATCCAGTTCCTCATCAGTTTACTTTAGTGTGTTGAAGCCTCATCAATCAGCCTACTCTATTTTTGAATCCCCTTCCTCAGAGAAATCCTCTCTTATCTATATATTTCTATGtttaaatatatagataagATATTTCTATGTTTAAATATATTCTATACTTGTAAAATTTCGTAACACGTCACACCGCCCACATCTAACATAGATGAAAATCTAAGTTGAGaaaacttctctctctctctctctctctctctctctcacctacTATCTGTTCAGATACCCACGAGAGATACCAGATGCATATGAGAGGCTGCTCCTAGATGCGATTGAAGGAGAACACCGACTGTTCATCAGAAGCGATGAGCTCGATGCAGCTTGGGCTCTCTTTACACCATTGCTTAAAGAATTAGAAAATAGGAAGGTCGCACCGGAGCTATACCCGTATGGGAGCAGAGGACCAGTTGGAGCACACTATCTTGCTGCCAAGTACAATGTGCGCTGGGGAGATCTCAGCAGCGACGGCACTTAGTCTTATTTTAGTCTCAAATACAATCTTCTGCACCGGTGCACCATGTCCTTCCCTATGTTTTTTTTAGATTCTTTTGCTTGCCCCCATTATAAAGGCGATATACTAGATCATGCAATTACTGTTTTGTCTTTGTACAATTTCTTTGTTTTGATTCTGAATTTTCTGCTGTATAGTTCTCTGCGAGAGCATAAAAATGTCGAAGGTTTAAGAACATACTGTATCTACTGTAATTTCTGAATCAGTGTGAAAACAATTTGATGCCCAAGAACTTGAAACATAGAACTCGAGTATATTGTTTGCaattctctttttccttttgtttgtcGAGTATGTGATACATTTATACATTCACAAGAACTTGTGCTTTATTAGTACAAGATCTCttcatatacatatgtatacgtATGCATGATTGGTAGCACGCTATCATTTATACATCTAATTCAGTACGCATCTTCTTTATCGCCTTCTCGTGCCTTCGCACACGCGTTGGCAGGTGTCTGTTTGTTACTCAGTCGTACGGCTCCTGTAGTGTACACCCGAATGCTGTTCCCTACCGAAGACAACCATATACGTCTCGGGTTTACGTGCGAGGTCGGTCGACAATGTGAATCATTTGGAATATGAAGTATTCTAACCGCGCAATCCTTGTCGAGCCTCGGGATAGCGTGGAGGTGCGAAGGGAGGTCGACTATGAACTCACCGTATTCGTCGGTGGTTCCGTACGCCCAGTTgatctttctccttttttcttcGATTTCGCAAGCAACTGCCACTTTTGCACCTGTAAATCAGGGGGACATATTGCTATATGATTATTCCTATTAAgtggggaaaagaaaagagaaaggcaCATGTAAACTAAaagtttgatctcttttttctttcttttttttcttttttctcctgctTAGTTGCCTAGTATTTTGAAGGAATGCCGTGTACTAAACCATGTTGAAAACTTAACAGCCTAACATACTTTTGGTATGCTGTCGACATACCAAGAGTTGTGCCTTCTCTTTCTTGCCACTCTTTGTCATGTACTAGTCATGTACTTGATCTTGAACTCACCACTTAAATGTGTGGCTTCATTatctaaacttaattagaataaataataaCCATTTAAGGCACCTCTCTAGcgctaaggggctgtttggtttata
Coding sequences:
- the LOC109718056 gene encoding uncharacterized protein LOC109718056, producing MHEIRGGGPALSATAAAAAAAVAAVLLLASVVCSAAATAQQDSTFMHLSRAELARIAGYGEERLSSVLVTGALVCDACFLPGPHLRTSNIRGAKVAVACEIEEKRRKINWAYGTTDEYGEFIVDLPSHLHAIPRLDKDCAVRILHIPNDSHCRPTSHVNPRRIWLSSVGNSIRVYTTGAVRLSNKQTPANACAKAREGDKEDAY
- the LOC109718044 gene encoding glucose-6-phosphate 1-dehydrogenase, chloroplastic-like isoform X2; amino-acid sequence: MHFTVFGYARRKLTDEELREMISKTLTCRIDESENCGDKMEQFLQRCFYQSGQYNSEEDFSELDRKLKEKEAGKLPNRLFYLSIPPNIFVDVVRSASRSASSPTGWTRFIVEKPFGRDSESSAELTRCLKKYLSEDQIFRIDHYLGKELVENLSVLRFSNLVFEPLWSRNYIRNVQLIFSEDFGTEGRGGYFDNYGIIRDIMQNHLLQILALFAMETPVSLDAEDIRNEKVKVLRSMRALQLDDVVVGQYKGHTKGGKSYPAYIDDPTVPKGSLTPTFAAAALFIDNARWDGVPFLMKAGKALHTRRAEIRVQFRHVPGNLYKRTFGTDLDKATNELVIHVQPNEAIYLKINNKVPGLSMRLDRSNLNLLYSERYPREIPDAYERLLLDAIEGEHRLFIRSDELDAAWALFTPLLKELENRKVAPELYPYGSRGPVGAHYLAAKYNVRWGDLSSDGT
- the LOC109718044 gene encoding glucose-6-phosphate 1-dehydrogenase, chloroplastic-like isoform X1, translated to MSVCSHYALRFSIASSTSPFNNGGTRLSGWGRRRRTQFGARRSSQMGFLMRSSNGYPLIGVSLKDEVLSDKQPMGGLESVDSTVSITVVGASGDLARKKIFPALFALFYDNFLPEHFTVFGYARRKLTDEELREMISKTLTCRIDESENCGDKMEQFLQRCFYQSGQYNSEEDFSELDRKLKEKEAGKLPNRLFYLSIPPNIFVDVVRSASRSASSPTGWTRFIVEKPFGRDSESSAELTRCLKKYLSEDQIFRIDHYLGKELVENLSVLRFSNLVFEPLWSRNYIRNVQLIFSEDFGTEGRGGYFDNYGIIRDIMQNHLLQILALFAMETPVSLDAEDIRNEKVKVLRSMRALQLDDVVVGQYKGHTKGGKSYPAYIDDPTVPKGSLTPTFAAAALFIDNARWDGVPFLMKAGKALHTRRAEIRVQFRHVPGNLYKRTFGTDLDKATNELVIHVQPNEAIYLKINNKVPGLSMRLDRSNLNLLYSERYPREIPDAYERLLLDAIEGEHRLFIRSDELDAAWALFTPLLKELENRKVAPELYPYGSRGPVGAHYLAAKYNVRWGDLSSDGT